The genomic region TCATAAATCCTTCTTCAAATTGGTCTGTATCTTCTACTTCAAAGATTGCAATCCATGCCTTTCCTTCTGCATCTTCGTTTATTAGTTCTGGACTGTGTTCAAGGTCTTCGTTTACTTCTGTTATTGTTCCTTCTACTGGAGAATAAACGTCAGCAGCTGCTTTTACTGACTCAATTACAACAAAATCGTCTCCTTTTTCTACCTCTTCGTCAACTTCAGGAAGCTCAACAAATACCACATCACCTAGCTGGTCTTGAGCGTGATTTGTGATTCCTACAGTTACCTTATTACCCTCTACTTTTACCCATTCATGATCTTTTGTGTACATTAAATTTGACATTTTATTTGTCCTCCTTTTTTAGAAATGGTAGTGATATAATTTCCGCTGGGATTCTGCGCTTGCGTACTGCTATTAGAATTTCATCGCCAATATCTAGATTTGTGTCTGATACAAGGGCTGTTCCTATTGTTTCATCTAGCGTTGGCGAAAAAGCACCTGTGGTTACAAAACCTAGTTCCTCTTCGTTTTGGTTTAAAACTTTATATTGAGAACGGGGAATTCCTTTGCCTTTCATTTTAAAGCCCACGGTTTTTCTTGGTGGGTTTTGCTTATGCTCAGCTAGCACTTTCATACCCTTGTATTCAGGCTTTTTAAATTTGACAGCAAAGCCTAAGCCTGCCTCGATAGGCGAAATTTCTTCAGTGATTTCGTTACCGTATAAAGGCAATCTCGCCTCAAATCGCAAAGTATCCCTAGAACCAAGACCGGCAGGCACAACCTCTTTTTCTCCAACAGAAAGTATTCTATCCCACAATGATGATATGGCTTTATGTGTCCCGTAAATTTCGAAACCGTCTTCGCCGGTGTAACCTGTACGAGAAACTAAGACTTCGTGCCCGTCTATATTTAGGTTTTCTCTGTGACGGAAAAACTTAATCTCTCCTAAGTCAAAGTCTGTTAGCTTTTGTAAAACTTTTTGAGCTTTTGGACCTTGTAGGGCAATTTGTGCTATTTGGTCTGAGATGTTTGTAAGTTTTACATTTTCTGGTTTATGTTCATCTAGCCAATTAAAATCCTTCTCTAGGTTTGAGGCGTTAACTACAAGTAGATATTTGTTTTCCGCTAAAAAGTAAACCAATAGGTCATCAACTACACCACCTTGATCATTACACATCATGGTATATTGAACACCGTTTTCTTTAATTTTTGCTACGTTGTTTGTCAGCATGTGTTGAAGGAAATCTAAGCTACCTTCTCCTTCTACCATGAATTCTCCCATATGGGATACATCAAAAATGCCTGCTGCATTTCTTACGGAATTTACTTCGTCGATGATGCCAGAATATTGAACTGGCAGTTCCCAGCCAAAGAAGTTTACCATTTTTCCCCCTAGGTCGATGTGTTGCTGATGAAGGGGGGTTTTTTTACCTTGTTCCATTAAAACACCTCCGCTATTAGTTTTTGGATTAGATGTAAAGAATATGTCTTGAGAATTTTTTCTCAACAACATAAAAGAGGAAAGCCTAAGCGGCTTTCCTCTGTCCTTATACCTGAGAGATTTTTCCCCGTTGGTGCATTGTGCTCTCCAGAGACGTGTCCCCGTTGGGTCTGTTTACCTGAAAGTTTCACCACCCTTCGCCAAGGGCAGCTTTCTTCTTCGGCGTTTGCATAAATATGCAAAACTCTCCCCGCAGGATCATTCACTCTTTATTTAGTACTATTATATATTTAATACATAGTACAGTTACTGTAAATTTATTATTCTATAAGTAAGGAAAAATTCCTGCAAGATTTTAAAAGTTAATTAAAGAATTTGTATGATGGTAGTGGGACAGCAGGTATGATTTGGGCAGGAGGTCAAGGGCGAATTTACAATTGACAATGGACAATTGACAATTAAAACCTGGTTGTTGTTCAGTCAGGACATAGGTAACAAAAATGGTTCAACACATAGGTAACACTCCGATAAAATATGGGGTAATGGTAGTGAGAGGTGAGAAGTTAGAGGTTGGTAAAATGCTTGGTTGTTTTTGCCGCCCTTGTGGGCTAGATCCTTCGGCTGCGCTCAGGATGACTTTCGAGATAACCCTGCGGGAATTCGGGTCCCTTATTTTGTTATGGTGGTTTTTACTAACATCTGACCTCTTACTACTGGTTACCATTACTAAAAGCAGTTGGCCGCGAAAACGTATAAATTTGCTTATTCTGCTGGGCCAAAGGGCAGGCTTTAAATCTGCTTAATCTGCTTGGTCTGGGAATAAATGGTTTTTGTTAAACTGCAGGAAATTTTGCTAATTTGCTGTTTAAAAAGGGTTTTGCCTATATGATTATCTATTATGAATAGGGTTGGACCAAGCATGTAGCTTGTTTCGTTATGTTTACCGTGGCCAATTAGGGTTTGAAATTAGCGCCCTTGTGGGCTAGATCCTTCGGTGTCCCTCAGGATGACGTGCGGGATTGGTGGTTTTTACAAACATCTAACCTCATACTACTGGTTACCATTACTAAAAGCAATTGGCCGCTAAAACGTATAAATTTGCTTATTCTGCTGGGGCAAAGGGCTTGCTATAAATTTGCTTAATCTGCTTGGTCTGGGAATAAATAGTTTTTGTTAAACTGCAGGAGATTTTGCTAATAATATACACTTTAAAAAAACAGTGTCTATATCTCATTTGCTGTTTAAAACAGGGTTTTGCCTATATATTATCTATTATGAATGGGGTTGGACCAAGCATGTAGCTTATTTCGTTATGTTTACCGTGGCCAATTAGGGTTTGAAATTAGCGCCCTTGTGGGCTAGATCCTTCGGCTGCGCTCAGGATGACTTTCGAGATAACCCTGCAGGGATTCGGGTCCCCTATTTTGTTATGGTGGTTTTGGTTTTTACTAACATCTGACCTCATACTACTGGTTACCATTACTAAAAGCAATTGGCCGCGAAAACGTATAAATTTGCTTATTCTGCTGGGCCAAAGAGCTTGCTATAAATTTGCTTATTCTGCTTGGTCTACAAATAAACGGTTTTTGTTAAATTGCAGGAGATTTTGCTAATTTGCTGTTTAAAACAGGGTTTTGCCTATATGATTATCTATTATGAATGGGTTGGACCAAGCATGTAGCTTGTTTCGTTATGTTTACCGTGGCCAATTAGGGTTTGAAATTAGCGCCCTTGTGGGCTAGATCCTTCGGCTGCGCTCTCAGGATGACGTGCGGGATTGGTGGTTTTTCCCAACATCTTACCTCATACTACTGATTACCATTCCAGACAGCTTAGAAGTACTCAGATTCGAGGCGCAAAAAACGCCTAGGCCCGCAGCGTATATTTAATACGTGGGGTAATGGTAATAAGAGGTGAGAAGTTAGGGGTTGGAAAAGAACTTTGATTTGTACGTTTAGGTTTTCTGACCCCACCAGACCGCTTAGAAGTGCTCATATCCTAGGCGTAAATAAAGTCCAGGCCCCACAGCGTATAATTAATACGTGGGGTAATGGTAATAAGAGGTGAGAAGTTAGAGGTTGGAAAAGAACTTTGATTTGTACGTTTAGGTTTTCTGACCCCACCAGACCGCTTAGAAGTACTCATATTCTAGGCGTAAATAAAGTCCAGGCCCCACAGCGTATAATTAATACGTGAGGAGTCTGGACTTTATTTTACAACAACGAAGATGAGTGCTTATAAGTGGTCTGGCTTCAGCAACGAAGAAGATAAGTGCTTATGACCCGCCCAGACAGCTTAGAAGTGCCTAGGTTCTAGGCGCCCGATACTCAGAATCCCGGAGCGTATCTTTAAATACGTGAGGACATTCTGAGTATCGGGCAACAACGAAGATAGGTGCTTATAAGCTGTCTGGAAAGAAAAGAGCTTTAGCCTCATCCATAGCCTTCTGAGCTGCCGCATGGTGGTGTAGAAGTTCTTCTTCTACTCTTTCCTTAAATTGGGTGTCTTTTATCGATGGTAGGTTGATTTCTACGTTGGCTGCTGCTCCGGACATGGCGGTGTAGCACATTTCCATACCCACTTGTAAGTCGCTTAGGGCGTTGGGGTTGCCTTTTTTAATTAGCGGTGGTACTAGCTGCAGTACTGGGACCATAGCTGCTACCAGCTCTAGTGGCACTTCGGTAGCTTGTTTGGTTGCGTCTTGGATAGCTTGTTTTCTTGCAGCTTTTTCATCATCTGTTTCCTTTGGCAGTTTAAATGATGCCATTACTTCATTGAAAGCCTCGGTATCTCTATCCGCTAGATCTAAGCATTTTTCTTTAAAAGCAGTTAAAAACTCAATTTGTTGCTCCACTTCCTCTTTTACGTCAGCAAACTTTTTGCTTTTTGCTGTTATTTCACAATACATAGCTATTAGCCCAACCCCGATTGAGCCAACTACTGCAGAGGCACTTCCTCCACCTGGTGTAGCTTTTTTAGATGATAACTCGTCAACAAACTGTTGTACTGTTAAATTTTTGAACATGATAAACTCCTCCTCCTTTTAATGTCTAGGCACTTCCTTTAATTCATTATTTTCAAAGTGGGCAGTATCGTTGTGCCTTTCTAACACCACTTTGCTAGGCAAAAATTTTAGCACAGAAATGCTACAATTTGAAAGGTATATGGAATTTTTCGTTGTCGTCCAGTTTAGGTTTAGGTAGTTATGAAGTATTGTTTTTATGACTGCTGAGTGAGCTACTGCTACTATGTTGCAATTTAGATGCTGGGACTTTTTTTGAGTTATAAAACCTGCAAGACGCTGCGAAAAACTTTTAAAGCTTTCCCCGTCTGGAATGTTTACGTGGGGTGTTTCTTCTCTACTTTTATATTGTTTAAGATATTTTTCTTTAACCTGCTTCATTGTTAACCCTTCCCACTTGCCAAAAGAGCTTTCTCTTAAGCGAATATCGTAGTTTATGGGCAAAGGTTTAGGGTGATATTCAGAGATTAGTTGTGCGGTTTTTGCTGCCCGCTTTAAGTCACTTGAGTATAGATAGTCTATGTCCCATGTTGATAGTCGTTTAGCTACAAGTCTTCCTTCTTCTATTCCCTGTTGGCTAAGCTCTGTGTCAGTGGAACCTTGGATTTTCTTTTGTAGGTTCCATTTAGTCTGACCATGACGAACTAAAATTAGTCTCATGTCATCTGTCACCTTTTAATTGTTTTTTGTTTTTATGCCTTTCCAAGGCTAGCTCGACTAATGTATCAGCTAGTTTGTCTTCTGTAAAGCCGGACGCTATTAGCAGCTTGGGGTACATACTGATGGGAGTAAAACCCGGCATGGTGTTAATTTCGTTAATCCACAGTTTATCAGTTTTCTCTTCATAGAAAAAATCAACCCGACTTATGCCTTTAAGGTCTAACGCCAAAAATGCTTCTTTTGCAAGCCTTTGTGCTTGATTAGTAACTTTTTCATCTACGTTAGCTGGGATGGTGGTAGAAGATTTGTCAATATACTTTGCTTCGTAGTCATAGAACTCACCAGTAGGAATAATTTCGCCTGTTGTTGATGCAATCGGCTCTTCATTTCCTATAATGCTTATTTCTATTTCTTTGGCGATAAGTCCTTTTTCTACCACAATTTTATGATCGTAAAGAAGAGCAAATTTTATTGATTCTATTAGTTGATTTCTATCTTTAGCTTTGGTTATGCCTACGCTAGAGCCTAGATTGGCTGGCTTAACAAATAGAGGATACCCAAGCTTTTCGCATTCTTCTATGATAGTTTGTTGATTTTTTTTCCATGTATGGGCTTTAAAGGTGGTATATGGAGCTACTGGAAAACCTTTGTTTTCTAAAATGTTCTTGCTAACTGCTTTATCCATGGCAACTGCCGATCCTAGCACTTCACTGCCAACGTATGGTATGTCGAGCATGTCTAGCATCCCTTGTATTGAACCATCTTCTCCATATGGCCCATGAAGAACAGGAAAAAGGACATCAATATCTAAAGATATTTGTTTGCCATCTTCAATTTTTATAAGTGTCTTGTCTGTTAGGTTAAATAATAGAGGCGTGCCTCCATTTCCATTTTGTTCAAATTCCTTAGGGGTTACATCTCCAAACCATCTTCCCTGTTTATCTATAGCTACTGGAATGGGGTTATATTTCCCATTTTTTAATAGTTTAAGTACATACTTAGCTGATTGAATAGACACTTCGTGTTCGCCGGATTGCCCACCGTAAACAACTGCAACGTTTAACATTAAATAAACCTCCTTGTATAATCACTACTAATTAGTATATGTGTTTGATGTTTTATGTAGTCAGGTGAAAATATTAAAATATACATTTATTTATTATTCTTTCTGTAGCATTGGATTTCCTGCTTTTGAGCTTTAAGTAGGTTTAAATGCTAGGAAAGCGTTTTGCTAATTACAAACCCTAATTGGCCACGGTAAACATCACGAGTAGTGGTAATAAGTAATATGAGGTCAGAGGTTAGTAATACAAAACACGACCCTAAGAACTTAATTGGCCACGGTAAACATCACGAAATTAGCTACATGCTGGGTCCAAACCCATTCATATTAAGTAACCATATAAGAAAGACCCTGTTTTAAATGCAGCAGGAATGAGATATATACACTTTTCTTTTAAAGTGTATATTATTAGCAAAATCTCCTACAGATTAATCAAATTTATAGCATGCCCTGGCCAAGCAGAATAAGTAAGTTTATACGTTTTGCGACCAATTGTTTTTAGTATTGGCAATTAGTTAACTTCATCTCAAAGCCCGCCAAAGGACCTAGCCCATAAGGGCGCTAATAACAAATCCTTAATTGGCCACGGTAAACATCACGAAATTAGCTACATGCTGGGTCCAAACCCATTCATATTAGGTAACCATATAGGAAAGACCCTGTTTTTTCCACTTTCAACTTTCCACTTTCAACTTTCCACTTTCCCCAACGCCCTTACTCATCAAGTTATTCAGTAAAAAATGGTTCCAATCATCAAAAATCGATGATCGGAACCATTTTTTATTTGTTTTGGGCTATTTTTTCGTAATCTCTAGTTTGTCACCATTATTTATTGTAATACTAGTGAGCCCATTTGTTTCAATTATTCTATCATTTACTTTTAATTTTAGCGACTCCAGACTTTCAAAATTGACAAATATAGGAGTTTTTTCCGTTGGTTCAATAATAATTTTTGAACTATTATTTCCAAAAGTAATTTTTGTATCAAATATTACTCCTTCATTTACTTTTATCATTAATGTATTGTTATTGCTAATTTCCAAATTAGTCCTCTTTGAAAACTGTAAGCAATTTGCCTTAATTGTCGTTTCGTTACCAGTCGCTTTAGTATTCTCTCTATCCATTAAGATGTTCTTATCGTATGCATTAGCCCCATCTCTAATATTCGAACTATTCCCCCCACCTTGATAAAATCCATGACTTGCTCCATCTTCCCAGTGCTCCGCTTGTACTTTCATATCATAGAAATGTGCTGCATAGTTTCGATCATATTGATTATGGACCTCGGAATGGAAATTAGGAATATAGTTTTCGCTTGAAAAAGCTTTGAAACCGACATGGCTAAATTTGTGGTTACTGGTAAATCCAATGCACTCACTCTTAACTACTCCTCCGCTTACATCTTCATATAATAACGTTGCAAAAATTTCAGTACCTTCAGTAACTTTCCTAGAAACTAGCTCAAGCTGGTATGTTTTGTCCCAGTCAAATTTGCCCTGGTCTCTAAACGGCTCAAATCTCTCATCGCTTAAAAGATTAATAGATTTAATCTCACCGCTATATTGATTGTTTGTAATGCTATCAATTCTCAGTTGTTCATTTTGAACATCAAAAGTCATCATGGTGCCTTTGTTGTCATTTTCTCCTATAAAAACACCTATACCATGTTGTTCTAGGTCAGCTGAGAGGGCTCTTGGATCAAGCTGCCATTTTACTTTAGTAGTATGGGAGAAAGCGTCTTCGGAATACTGTGGTAATGGGGTTGTTAATAAAGGACCTTGGGGATCTTTATTTTCTTTCCAATCAAGATTTAGAGTAGGGTGGTTGGGGTTTTGCATGACTTCTGCATAAATAGTGTCATTTTCTCTAAAACTAATGTTTTCATTTTCAAAGTAAACATCCTCAATCAATTTTTGCCATTCTTGACTTCCTGCCCTATTAAGTATCAGCATCCGCTCAGAATTTCTAAAATGGCCAAGCCTTCCAGCAAGTGTATATGGCCTTGCTTCGAAATAATAAAACCTGTTTCCAATAAAATTAATGTCTCCTTGAGATAAGTATTGAATTTTTAAAAAATCATTGGGCTGCTCCTCTTCTATTTCACCGAAATATTCATAGCCGCCAGGGAAAGACGGATTTGTATACATTTTTTTTGTATTCTCTGGCTCTTCTTTTGATCTATACCAGCGAATGCGATTTTGAAAAACCACAGGGCTACTATGAATTCTATATTCCCCCCTAATATTTTCGATATTGTCATACCATGGGAATTGATTCTCTGGATACAAGCTGACTTCTAAATCTACTTTGGGTGCCTGTGCTTCCATTATCGGTACATTAGACACTAGCACTTTAAAATATCGATTTCCTCTAATATGCTGACTGATTTCCCTTACTCTAACATCACTTTTATATTCTCCTTGAAAAACAGTTATTTCAAGATCATCCAGCGCAGGGTTTTCGGCTTCATTAGCAAAATCGTCCTTTATATTTAATATTTCATTTTCTATCTTCCCCTGATGTTTAAAGGTTTCTTGTGTCAACTCTGCCCCTCTACTAGTGAGCAATATCCCTTGGCCAAATGCGCCCAGAAAAGTTATTAAGGCAATGCTGATTAACGCCATAGAGATAATAACTTCAATTAAGG from Proteinivorax hydrogeniformans harbors:
- the gcvH gene encoding glycine cleavage system protein GcvH — its product is MSNLMYTKDHEWVKVEGNKVTVGITNHAQDQLGDVVFVELPEVDEEVEKGDDFVVIESVKAAADVYSPVEGTITEVNEDLEHSPELINEDAEGKAWIAIFEVEDTDQFEEGFMTLEEYQALIEEE
- the gcvT gene encoding glycine cleavage system aminomethyltransferase GcvT, with product MEQGKKTPLHQQHIDLGGKMVNFFGWELPVQYSGIIDEVNSVRNAAGIFDVSHMGEFMVEGEGSLDFLQHMLTNNVAKIKENGVQYTMMCNDQGGVVDDLLVYFLAENKYLLVVNASNLEKDFNWLDEHKPENVKLTNISDQIAQIALQGPKAQKVLQKLTDFDLGEIKFFRHRENLNIDGHEVLVSRTGYTGEDGFEIYGTHKAISSLWDRILSVGEKEVVPAGLGSRDTLRFEARLPLYGNEITEEISPIEAGLGFAVKFKKPEYKGMKVLAEHKQNPPRKTVGFKMKGKGIPRSQYKVLNQNEEELGFVTTGAFSPTLDETIGTALVSDTNLDIGDEILIAVRKRRIPAEIISLPFLKKEDK
- a CDS encoding cyclodeaminase/cyclohydrolase family protein: MFKNLTVQQFVDELSSKKATPGGGSASAVVGSIGVGLIAMYCEITAKSKKFADVKEEVEQQIEFLTAFKEKCLDLADRDTEAFNEVMASFKLPKETDDEKAARKQAIQDATKQATEVPLELVAAMVPVLQLVPPLIKKGNPNALSDLQVGMEMCYTAMSGAAANVEINLPSIKDTQFKERVEEELLHHHAAAQKAMDEAKALFFPDSL
- a CDS encoding histidine phosphatase family protein yields the protein MRLILVRHGQTKWNLQKKIQGSTDTELSQQGIEEGRLVAKRLSTWDIDYLYSSDLKRAAKTAQLISEYHPKPLPINYDIRLRESSFGKWEGLTMKQVKEKYLKQYKSREETPHVNIPDGESFKSFSQRLAGFITQKKSQHLNCNIVAVAHSAVIKTILHNYLNLNWTTTKNSIYLSNCSISVLKFLPSKVVLERHNDTAHFENNELKEVPRH
- a CDS encoding D-alanine--D-alanine ligase family protein gives rise to the protein MLNVAVVYGGQSGEHEVSIQSAKYVLKLLKNGKYNPIPVAIDKQGRWFGDVTPKEFEQNGNGGTPLLFNLTDKTLIKIEDGKQISLDIDVLFPVLHGPYGEDGSIQGMLDMLDIPYVGSEVLGSAVAMDKAVSKNILENKGFPVAPYTTFKAHTWKKNQQTIIEECEKLGYPLFVKPANLGSSVGITKAKDRNQLIESIKFALLYDHKIVVEKGLIAKEIEISIIGNEEPIASTTGEIIPTGEFYDYEAKYIDKSSTTIPANVDEKVTNQAQRLAKEAFLALDLKGISRVDFFYEEKTDKLWINEINTMPGFTPISMYPKLLIASGFTEDKLADTLVELALERHKNKKQLKGDR
- a CDS encoding prepilin-type N-terminal cleavage/methylation domain-containing protein, with protein sequence MLDRKGLTLIEVIISMALISIALITFLGAFGQGILLTSRGAELTQETFKHQGKIENEILNIKDDFANEAENPALDDLEITVFQGEYKSDVRVREISQHIRGNRYFKVLVSNVPIMEAQAPKVDLEVSLYPENQFPWYDNIENIRGEYRIHSSPVVFQNRIRWYRSKEEPENTKKMYTNPSFPGGYEYFGEIEEEQPNDFLKIQYLSQGDINFIGNRFYYFEARPYTLAGRLGHFRNSERMLILNRAGSQEWQKLIEDVYFENENISFRENDTIYAEVMQNPNHPTLNLDWKENKDPQGPLLTTPLPQYSEDAFSHTTKVKWQLDPRALSADLEQHGIGVFIGENDNKGTMMTFDVQNEQLRIDSITNNQYSGEIKSINLLSDERFEPFRDQGKFDWDKTYQLELVSRKVTEGTEIFATLLYEDVSGGVVKSECIGFTSNHKFSHVGFKAFSSENYIPNFHSEVHNQYDRNYAAHFYDMKVQAEHWEDGASHGFYQGGGNSSNIRDGANAYDKNILMDRENTKATGNETTIKANCLQFSKRTNLEISNNNTLMIKVNEGVIFDTKITFGNNSSKIIIEPTEKTPIFVNFESLESLKLKVNDRIIETNGLTSITINNGDKLEITKK